A DNA window from Paraburkholderia hospita contains the following coding sequences:
- a CDS encoding cytochrome P460 family protein — protein MRIAGVLCVALAGLSVTVAVSAYGQSETRLPYKGTTAAVVDGKGNMHVPVDYRTSYQMLGSWAVAADSGPGSKQLHVVYASPGTIAAYRKTGHFPDGAVLVKEVYKANTNPMTTGTVSSAGTLSGWFVMVRDDVGRFPENKLWGDGWGWSWFDAGDPKKTTSTDYKKDCQGCHIPAQASDWIYTTGYPPLGR, from the coding sequence ATGAGAATAGCCGGTGTCTTGTGCGTCGCCCTGGCAGGATTGTCCGTGACGGTAGCTGTTAGCGCCTACGGGCAGTCGGAGACGCGCTTACCGTACAAGGGGACGACCGCGGCCGTTGTCGACGGCAAGGGGAATATGCACGTGCCGGTCGATTACCGGACCAGTTATCAGATGCTGGGCAGTTGGGCTGTTGCCGCAGACAGTGGCCCGGGCTCAAAGCAATTGCACGTGGTCTATGCGTCACCGGGAACCATCGCCGCATATCGCAAGACCGGACATTTTCCAGATGGCGCTGTTCTGGTGAAGGAAGTGTACAAGGCGAACACAAATCCAATGACGACAGGTACGGTAAGCAGTGCGGGCACCCTTTCAGGCTGGTTCGTGATGGTTAGAGATGACGTCGGTCGCTTTCCGGAAAACAAGCTTTGGGGCGACGGATGGGGCTGGTCCTGGTTTGATGCAGGCGATCCAAAGAAAACTACATCCACGGACTATAAGAAAGACTGCCAGGGATGTCACATACCGGCGCAAGCTTCAGACTGGATATATACGACGGGTTATCCGCCTCTCGGTCGCTAA
- a CDS encoding aspartyl/asparaginyl beta-hydroxylase domain-containing protein — protein MRVFFLFWFVASASYVAMRGRLRFPFWRQLSDHSTFLAPINAVFYMFSTLKRGAYIDVSSFPELMSLKANWKTIRDEAMAVDAAQKIAAAQDYGDIGFNSFFKTGWRRFYLKWYDQPHPSATALCPVTTRLLQEIPSIRAAMFAQLPPGASLVRHRDPYAGSIRYHLGLVTASSPSCFIEVDGEKYYWRDGEEVMFDETYIHYAKNETAISRIVLFCDIERPMRYRWVVSFNRAFSNVVLRAATSPNETGDRIGFLNRVFKYIYAIRRLGKRMKAWHRPTYYAIKWLLFGLIFAGVIYAL, from the coding sequence GTGCGCGTGTTCTTCTTGTTTTGGTTTGTTGCTAGCGCGTCCTACGTGGCAATGCGAGGTAGGCTACGCTTCCCATTTTGGCGGCAATTATCGGACCATTCGACGTTTCTAGCGCCGATTAATGCCGTCTTCTATATGTTCTCAACTCTGAAACGAGGCGCGTATATCGACGTGTCCAGCTTTCCTGAACTCATGTCGTTAAAAGCCAACTGGAAGACTATCCGCGATGAGGCCATGGCAGTCGACGCAGCACAGAAAATTGCGGCTGCACAAGACTATGGCGACATTGGGTTTAATTCATTCTTCAAGACCGGCTGGCGCCGGTTCTATCTAAAGTGGTACGACCAACCTCATCCGTCCGCAACGGCGCTTTGTCCAGTAACGACACGTTTGCTACAGGAAATTCCATCCATAAGAGCGGCGATGTTTGCCCAGTTACCGCCTGGCGCGAGCCTCGTTAGACATCGCGACCCATACGCCGGATCCATCCGTTACCATCTCGGACTCGTTACGGCCTCCAGTCCCAGTTGCTTTATTGAGGTGGATGGGGAGAAATATTATTGGCGCGACGGTGAGGAGGTCATGTTCGACGAAACCTATATCCATTACGCAAAAAACGAAACCGCAATTTCGCGCATCGTCCTCTTTTGCGATATCGAACGTCCGATGCGTTATCGGTGGGTTGTTTCATTCAACAGGGCTTTCTCGAACGTAGTGCTCCGCGCGGCAACCTCTCCAAACGAAACCGGAGACCGTATCGGCTTCCTGAATCGTGTATTCAAGTATATTTACGCAATCCGTAGATTGGGAAAGCGGATGAAGGCTTGGCATCGGCCCACCTACTATGCAATTAAGTGGTTGCTGTTCGGATTAATCTTTGCAGGCGTTATTTACGCTCTTTAA
- the ccsB gene encoding c-type cytochrome biogenesis protein CcsB, translated as MAPSSRVTVWQPRIPPKTLLLDVLFAVTLVGGAVFALAKYHSHMNFYDRLVLVCAIPALTTLGWRWKPARMLMLGIAGLSLFAINLYGNVLDRADHAFFLKYLLSSQSAILWMSALFVLATLFYWIAMIARSASAGGIASKLTWSAVLMGFVGMMVRWYESYLIGPDIGHIPISNLYEVFVLFNLITALFYLYYEGHYNTHALGAFVLLVVSAAVVFMMWYSISRDAQQIQPLVPALQSWWMKIHVPANFIGYGTFALSAMVAVAYLMKEKGVLDDRLPALEVLDDVMYKSISVGFTFFTIATILGALWAAEAWGGYWSWDPKETWALIVWLNYAAWLHMRLLKGLRGRPAAWWALTGLVVTTFAFIGVNMFLSGLHSYGKL; from the coding sequence ATCGCGCCCTCTTCACGCGTTACGGTCTGGCAGCCGAGAATCCCCCCGAAAACGTTGCTTCTTGATGTGCTATTCGCGGTGACCTTGGTCGGCGGGGCAGTGTTCGCGTTGGCCAAGTATCACTCGCACATGAATTTTTACGACAGATTGGTGCTGGTATGCGCGATTCCTGCTCTTACCACGCTGGGATGGCGTTGGAAGCCGGCGCGCATGCTAATGCTCGGTATCGCTGGTTTATCCCTATTTGCGATTAACCTGTACGGCAACGTTCTCGATCGAGCCGATCACGCCTTTTTCTTGAAGTACCTTCTATCGAGTCAATCCGCAATTCTTTGGATGAGCGCGCTGTTCGTCCTGGCAACACTGTTCTACTGGATTGCCATGATAGCCCGCTCGGCGTCGGCGGGTGGGATCGCATCGAAACTCACATGGAGCGCTGTTCTGATGGGTTTCGTCGGGATGATGGTGCGCTGGTACGAATCTTATCTGATCGGACCTGACATCGGGCACATTCCCATCTCGAACCTGTATGAAGTCTTTGTACTGTTCAACCTTATCACGGCGCTTTTCTATCTCTATTACGAGGGACACTACAATACACATGCGCTCGGAGCCTTCGTGCTGCTCGTGGTTAGCGCGGCGGTGGTTTTTATGATGTGGTATTCGATATCGCGGGATGCACAACAAATTCAACCGCTTGTCCCGGCGCTCCAGAGCTGGTGGATGAAAATACACGTACCGGCGAACTTTATCGGGTACGGCACTTTTGCTCTATCTGCGATGGTAGCCGTTGCCTACCTGATGAAAGAGAAGGGGGTCCTGGATGATCGCCTCCCGGCGCTTGAAGTACTAGACGATGTGATGTACAAGTCAATTTCTGTCGGATTCACTTTTTTTACCATCGCAACGATTCTAGGTGCGCTATGGGCGGCGGAAGCGTGGGGCGGTTATTGGAGTTGGGATCCAAAGGAGACCTGGGCGCTGATAGTATGGCTGAACTATGCTGCATGGTTGCATATGCGTCTGCTCAAGGGCCTTCGCGGCAGACCTGCAGCGTGGTGGGCGTTGACGGGGTTAGTAGTCACGACATTCGCGTTCATCGGCGTCAATATGTTTCTTTCTGGTCTGCATAGCTACGGCAAACTCTGA